A genomic segment from Excalfactoria chinensis isolate bCotChi1 chromosome 15, bCotChi1.hap2, whole genome shotgun sequence encodes:
- the SRSF6 gene encoding serine/arginine-rich splicing factor 6 isoform X2, with protein sequence MPRVYIGRLSYHVREKDIQRFFSGYGRLLEVDLKNGYGFVEFEDSRDADDAVYELNGKDLCGERVIVEHARGPRRDRDGYSYSSRSEYGGGGGGYSSRRQSGRDKYGPPVRTEHRLIVENLSSRCSWQDLKDFMRQAGEVTYADAHKERTNEGVIEFRSYSDMKRALDKLDGTEINGRKIRLVEDKPRSSHRRSYSCSRSRSRSRRRSRSRSRRSRSSRSRSRSVSKSRSRSKSRSRSKDRSRSRSKSRKSRSKSKSKPKSDRGSRSHSRSKEKSEKSRSRSRSRSPKENGKGDTKSKSRSRSRSRSNSPQQQPSAKARSESPPKRAASRSRSRSRSKSRSRSRSSSRD encoded by the exons TTACGGCTTCGTGGAGTTTGAGGACTCCCGCGACGCCGACGATGCCGTTTACGAGCTGAACGGCAAGGATCTGTGCGGGGAGCGCGTGATTGTGGAGCACGCCCGCGGCCCCCGCCGCGACAGAGACGGGTACAGCTACAGCAGCCGCAGTGAGTACG GTGGGGGTGGTGGCGGATATAGCAGTCGGAGACAATCTGGAAGAGATAAATATGGACCGCCTGTTCGTACAGAGCACAGACTGATTGTTGAAAACCTTTCCAGTCGCTGTAGTTGGCAGGATTTGAAA GATTTTATGAGGCAAGCTGGTGAGGTGACCTATGCAGATGCTCACAAAGAACGTACAAACGAAGGAGTAATTGAGTTCCGATCGTACTCAGACATGAAGCGTGCCCTGGATAAGCTGGATGGCACAGAGATAAATGGAAGGAAGATCAGGCTGGTTGAAGACAAGCCACGGTCAAGCCATAGACGATCTTACTCTTGCAGCCGGTCAAG GTCACGATCTAGAAGGCGATCTAGAAGCAGAAGTCGTAGAAGTAGGAGCAGCCGCAGCAGGTCCCGTAGTGTCTCTAAAAGTCGTTCCAG ATCTAAATCCAGGTCACGAAGCAAAGACCGCTCACGTTCCAGATCTAAAAGCCGGAAGTCTAGATCAAAGAGCAAATCAAAACCCAAGTCTGACAGGGGTTCGCGCTCTCACAGCAGATCTAAGGAGAAGTCAGAGAAGTCTCGGTCCAGGTCCAGGTCTCGATCTCCCAAAGAGAATGGTAAAGGAGATACTAAGTCTAAATCCAGGTCAAGGAGTAGGTCTCGTTCCAATtctccacagcagcagccatctGCCAAGGCTCGTTCAGAGTCACCACCCAAAAGAGCTGCATCGAGGTCCCGTTCCAGATCTCGTTCAAAGTCTCGCTCACGATCAAGATCTAGTTCAAGAGATTAA